The Terriglobales bacterium genome has a window encoding:
- a CDS encoding 3-oxoacyl-[acyl-carrier-protein] synthase III C-terminal domain-containing protein, giving the protein MRIASVASALPSHYYSQSEITDALKAQWAGEVSHPRVLERLYTRIGVQGRALSLPLEDYKRHYSWGEANSIWLRVAQDLGEAAICQAVTAAGLSKDQLGAFFFVSVTGIASPSVDARLVNRMGLPTNIKRIPIFGLGCVGGAAGIARAADYVKAHPDQAAVLLSVELCSLTWQRADVSPANVISSMLFGDGAAAVIVCGQDMNHPGPEIIATRSVFYPHTEEVMGWDISENGFRIVLSPDVPRIILEHLCKDVDEFLRAHGLCKCDIKTWIMHTGGPKVLEAIEQALKLPKRALDVSWRCLQSVGNLSSASVLLVLEKIMKSKRPEPGSYALLAAMGPGFCSEMVLIRW; this is encoded by the coding sequence ATGAGAATTGCAAGTGTCGCAAGCGCGCTGCCATCGCACTACTACTCGCAATCAGAGATAACGGACGCTCTCAAGGCGCAATGGGCCGGTGAGGTCAGCCACCCCCGGGTCCTTGAGCGGTTGTACACACGTATTGGCGTGCAAGGCCGTGCTCTATCGTTACCCCTGGAAGATTACAAACGACATTATTCCTGGGGCGAAGCAAACTCTATCTGGTTGCGAGTTGCGCAAGATCTCGGTGAAGCCGCGATCTGCCAGGCGGTCACTGCCGCCGGTCTTTCCAAAGATCAACTCGGCGCATTTTTCTTTGTCTCCGTTACAGGGATCGCAAGCCCATCTGTAGATGCCCGCCTCGTCAATCGAATGGGACTTCCAACAAATATCAAACGCATTCCCATTTTTGGACTCGGCTGTGTTGGTGGCGCCGCTGGAATTGCTCGTGCTGCCGACTACGTAAAAGCTCATCCCGATCAGGCAGCGGTTTTGCTCTCGGTAGAGTTATGTTCGCTGACCTGGCAGCGGGCTGATGTTTCACCGGCAAACGTTATCTCATCCATGCTTTTTGGCGATGGGGCTGCGGCCGTAATTGTTTGCGGTCAAGATATGAACCACCCCGGCCCTGAAATAATTGCAACGCGTTCCGTCTTCTATCCGCACACTGAAGAAGTGATGGGCTGGGATATCTCCGAAAACGGCTTTCGTATTGTGCTCTCTCCCGACGTTCCCAGGATCATCCTTGAACATTTGTGCAAAGACGTGGATGAGTTTCTGCGCGCTCACGGCCTATGCAAGTGCGATATCAAAACCTGGATCATGCATACCGGCGGTCCTAAAGTGCTCGAAGCCATCGAGCAGGCCCTCAAGCTCCCGAAAAGGGCCCTTGATGTTTCATGGAGATGCCTGCAGAGCGTCGGCAACCTCTCTTCGGCATCGGTACTGCTGGTGCTGGAGAAAATCATGAAAAGCAAACGTCCAGAACCAGGAAGCTATGCGCTGCTGGCCGCCATGGGGCCGGGGTTCTGTTCAGAGATGGTTCTGATTCGCTGGTGA